A part of Geothrix oryzae genomic DNA contains:
- a CDS encoding NADH-quinone oxidoreductase subunit A — translation MAHPASPFLPVLILLLVAAVAAIAILFLSGKVLSLLKPANAQEAKLRPYECGVPPLQQGARHKYSVKFYLTAMLFILFDVEAAFLLPWAVNFKHALWTFGAMLSFMATLLVGFIYAWGKGAFEWER, via the coding sequence ATGGCCCATCCCGCATCGCCCTTCCTGCCGGTCCTGATCCTGCTGCTGGTCGCCGCCGTGGCGGCCATCGCCATCCTCTTCCTGTCGGGCAAGGTGCTGAGCCTGCTCAAGCCCGCCAACGCGCAGGAGGCCAAGCTCCGGCCCTACGAGTGTGGCGTGCCGCCCCTGCAGCAGGGCGCCCGGCACAAGTACTCCGTGAAGTTCTACCTCACGGCCATGCTCTTCATCCTGTTCGATGTGGAAGCGGCGTTCCTGCTGCCCTGGGCCGTGAACTTCAAGCATGCCCTGTGGACCTTCGGAGCCATGTTGAGCTTCATGGCCACCCTGCTGGTGGGCTTCATCTACGCCTGGGGCAAGGGCGCCTTCGAGTGGGAGCGCTGA
- a CDS encoding phosphopantetheine-binding protein: protein MSDLKLRVKEMIIERLKLEGMTPDQIEDQAPLFGEGLGLDSIDALELVLGIEQVFGVKIEDEAAGMKAFKSVQALTDFIAEHTKA from the coding sequence ATGAGCGACCTCAAGCTGCGCGTCAAAGAGATGATCATCGAGCGATTGAAGCTGGAGGGGATGACGCCAGATCAGATCGAGGACCAGGCCCCCCTCTTCGGCGAGGGGCTGGGGCTCGATTCCATCGATGCCCTGGAGCTGGTGCTGGGCATCGAGCAGGTGTTCGGGGTGAAGATCGAGGACGAAGCCGCGGGCATGAAGGCCTTCAAATCCGTCCAGGCCCTGACCGATTTCATCGCCGAGCACACCAAGGCCTGA
- a CDS encoding NADH-quinone oxidoreductase subunit B codes for MAEMNINDAVLTTRLDAVVNWGRKNSLWPLPFGTACCAIEFMSMQASKYDMSRFGAEAMRFSPRQSDMLMILGTVTNKLAPVLRTIYAQMAEPKWVISLGVCASSGGMYRTYATLQGVDRVIPVDVYVPGCPPRPESMLYGVMKLQEKIEKESLSMRKDHIARFYESLARQDALQAEKGLTSQQTIREMLMDAADRGAGTIF; via the coding sequence ATGGCCGAGATGAACATCAACGACGCCGTGCTGACCACCCGCCTGGATGCGGTGGTGAACTGGGGTCGCAAGAACAGCCTCTGGCCCCTGCCCTTCGGGACCGCCTGCTGCGCCATCGAGTTCATGAGCATGCAGGCGTCCAAGTACGACATGAGCCGCTTCGGCGCCGAGGCCATGCGCTTCAGCCCCCGCCAGAGCGACATGCTGATGATCCTGGGCACCGTCACCAACAAGCTGGCCCCGGTGCTGCGCACGATCTACGCCCAGATGGCCGAACCCAAATGGGTGATCTCGCTGGGCGTCTGCGCCTCGTCGGGCGGCATGTACCGCACCTACGCCACCCTCCAGGGCGTGGACCGGGTGATCCCCGTGGATGTCTATGTCCCCGGCTGCCCGCCCCGGCCCGAAAGCATGCTCTATGGCGTGATGAAGCTGCAGGAGAAGATCGAGAAGGAATCGCTCTCCATGCGCAAGGATCACATCGCCCGCTTCTATGAAAGCCTGGCCCGGCAGGACGCCCTCCAGGCCGAAAAGGGCCTCACGAGCCAGCAGACCATCCGCGAAATGCTGATGGACGCCGCGGACCGCGGCGCGGGCACGATCTTCTAG
- a CDS encoding NADH-quinone oxidoreductase subunit C has translation MIIEHIDAQLPGTVTDRHAFRGDQTIVVAKESLLALVELLHREGFQLLVDITAVDWPERAEAQGLARFDVVYHWLNLASQERLRVKVPVADGETVPSLTGRFKTADWFEREIFDLFGIGFEGHPNLKRLLTWDDFPGHALRKDFPLDGGDPFCMEGCTAPYNNGERA, from the coding sequence ATGATCATCGAGCACATCGACGCACAGCTGCCGGGTACCGTCACGGACCGTCACGCCTTCCGGGGCGACCAGACCATCGTGGTGGCGAAGGAGAGCCTCCTGGCCCTGGTGGAGCTGCTCCACCGCGAGGGTTTCCAGCTGCTGGTGGACATCACGGCCGTGGACTGGCCGGAGCGGGCCGAAGCCCAGGGGCTGGCGCGCTTCGATGTGGTCTACCACTGGCTCAACCTGGCCAGCCAGGAGCGCCTCCGGGTGAAGGTGCCCGTGGCCGACGGCGAGACCGTGCCCAGCCTGACCGGCCGCTTCAAGACCGCCGACTGGTTCGAGCGCGAGATCTTCGACCTCTTCGGCATCGGCTTCGAGGGGCACCCCAACCTGAAGCGCCTGCTCACCTGGGACGACTTCCCGGGCCACGCCCTGCGCAAGGACTTCCCGCTGGATGGCGGGGACCCCTTCTGCATGGAAGGCTGCACGGCTCCCTACAACAACGGCGAACGGGCCTGA